AACTTTTATCAAATATTTTTGTTGTACGGATAAATTACTTGGTAAGCATCTTTTCATATAAGTTAAGCTGTGTCAAATTGActgtaaataaaaaaagattttttaCAGCCTAATAACCATCGTCTGGTTTTAAAAATGAatgactattttttttaatcaaggcAGAAGCCAATATATTAATCACAAACCAGAATAACAATTACATACCCCTCTTGCTACCAATTAGGGGTAGGCAAGAAGTTGTGCTAGTACCCATAATGGTACGTAGAAACTATAgcactcatttgacattaaagATGAATGGCTATATTGAATACCAATAGTGTTTTAATATAAATGCAAGTGAAAGCTGTTTCTAAGAAAGTTCTTTGTAACTTCTAAATTGGGTCTTATTTTACATTGAATCCGCAACTCTAATTCGATTCATAGAAATAATAGCTTGACACATATTTTCATATTATTCGGTGAGagaactttcatatatatatatataacgagaGTAGTTTGATTATTAACTTTCTCTAATGTtatgtgaattagatttcttgACAAGGCAGCCATCATAAGCACAGAAAATTCAGCTGAGAAGCAAAATCCTTGGACTCTTGCAACAGTAACAAAGGTCGAGGAGATGAAACTAGTCCTCAACATTATCCCCATTTGGCTAGCCACCCTACCATTTGGAATGTGTGTAGCACAAACCTCTACGTTCTTCATCAAACAAGGTGTCTCCATGAACCGAAGCATCGCCAACGGTTTCGAGATCCCCCCTGCCTCAATCTACTCTCTCGCAGCCATCGGAATGATCATATCCGTCACGTTCTACGAGAAAATCCTAGTCCCCGTCATGCGAAGAACAACTGGAAACGAAAGGGGAATCAACATCCTCCAGAGAATCGGAATTGGAATGCTCTTCTTAATCGGCACAATGGTAGCAGCTGCCTTGGTGGAGAAGAAAAGACTAGGGATTGTTGAGAAAGACCCTTTAAAGAGTTCACATTCCATGAGTGTGTTCTGGTTAGCACCCCAATTTGTGATAATTGGATTTGGAGATGGGTTTACTCTTGTAGGTCTACAGGAGTATTTCTACGACCAAGTTCCGGACTCCATGAGGAGCTTGGGAATTGCGTTTTACCTTGGTGTAATTGGAGCTGGAAATTTTCTCAGTAGCCTCTTGATCACGGCCATTGATCACATCACAGAGCAAAGGgggaaaagttggtttggtaaGGATTTGAATAGTAGTCGTTTGGACAAGTTTTACTGGCTATTGGCTTGTATGGCTGCAGCAAATTTGtgtgtttatgtgtttttgGCTCGGCGTTACTCTTACAAGAATGTGCAGAAGGTAGCTGTGGTCGACTGCTATGAAGGTGAAGAGGAAAAGGGCGGTTCATTGGCATAATTAGTTATAAACTTATAATGTAGGTATGATATATGTAATGTGTCTAAACTCTAAAGAATAATGCAACTGTTCAATTTGAGTTGAGAATAATCCAGTTTCTTAAAGAATGCAATATATAATGCACCTTACTGACCTATAACAGTTTCAAATATCGAAATCGTTACACAATCTAAActtcttcttgatattttatttttttcaactctttttacataaataaattgtatttgacagtttcattaatcaagacttgagggcagccgcaccagccatttattcaaacaaataaataaattttatataGATCCCACAAATACTATTACATGATCAATTGTATCGAGTTGGTTGATTCTAAAGTCATTTACCTTGATTTTAGTTTTAGTTTATATAACACAGTTATACTCCCATGGGACTTCCCAAATTGATTATAGTCCGATAGTGATACcttcttttgttttgtcttCTTACTATTTCATGAAGGGTCCGATACCAAGTTGTTAATTAGGTAAATTCTAAAGTGACAACATCATGATACTGTTGATACAACAAGTCCATAAATGATGTATAGCATTAGAGTGACAAAATTTGATGCCTTCTTTACAACGATTGAATATAGAACTCGATGCTCTCTCTACGAGAGCAACAAATGAATTTGAAAGCACTATAAAAAGTGTTCTTCCCCACTTTCTCTTTGAATTCTATATTGATTAAACTCATTCAAGAATAAATCGACCAAAACAAATCTTGATGTTCGAATTGGTCCATTTCCTCATTCTCTCTTTCAAAAGTTACATTCTATGATAAAGTCTGCGTTCTGTTTAGACTTGATGTCTTGATTGTTGCTACTTAGACATGAAATGAGTGCAACAAACGCACCAAACAATTATCATCTATCACCACCATTTCAATTTCATATTCCATATCCACAAATTCTTTTCTAAATTTTCAAAGAAATTAGTGAATAtacatacaacatatacaaatTCCTCATGACACCAAATGTATCCAACGAGCCACACTTGGCACACCTTGATTGACCGCAAATGCCATGTAATAGCCCGGCGGAGCCACCATTCCATTCGGCGGCGCCACACAACTAATTCTGTATCGGGTGCCGCCGTCCGGGACTGAAGGTGTAACGGCCAATTTGACCAGACGTTGACCCTGCGAAAACGAATGCGTGGCAAAAGGTGCACTGCCCAAATTAACCTCCACAATTCCCACCACAGATAGAGGCACCGACACCAGTACCTCAAAACGCTCGCCGTAACGCACCGTTTCCGGAACTCCCTCGATCACGGGTCGGAGATTGGCCCGGTCCGGACCCAAATACTCGGGCGAAAACGCTTCGATTCGCAACTCGGTGGGAAATTCAGCCTTGAATTTGTAGAAGAAATGCGGATTACTTCCCGCAACCAACACCCGCCCGTCCGGTAACAAGTTCGCGGTGGAGTGGTACAATCTCGGCACTGTTCCCGGGTTCAACGTCATGAACCGCAACCCGACTGGCTGCTCGGGTCGGTAAAGAAGCGGGTACAAACACGGGTTTGAAGCCAGTTCAAACCCCTGCGTCCCAGCTTGAGCTCCATTGATCACCAAAACCTCGCCGGTCGGAAGCATGACCATGTCCCCCATGATCCGCCCGAACGGCATGTCCTCCATTTCCCAAACCGGGTCGGGCGAAGTCGCCACGATCCGGCCGCAGCTGCCGTGCGCGGGAGTGTCCGTGCTCTTCTGGATAAACGCGCCGTACTGGGCCCCACCGCAGACGACGATGACGGCGGTGGAGTAGTCACCTTCGAGTGCCAGCATTGCGGACGACCCGGCTGAGGGGTAGTTACGCGGCCCGCCATCCAACGGTGGATATTCTCTGGCGACTTTGTTGGTCTGGTGATCGTACAGCACCGCCCTGTTGTTAGCGAAGATGAAGAGGTGGCCGTCAGGGAGGAGATGCAGGTAAGGGTACAAGTTGTCCATCTGAGTATCCTTCACATCAGCGAGAAACTTCAGCTCGACGGCGCCGTTTCGCGGCGGGTAATACTCCACCGTGTTGGCGGCGCTGCCTCCGACTATAATCACCGACCCGTCGGGGAGAATCTGGTTGGTGGCGTACCACCTGCCGTCGGCCAACTCCACGTCATCAAGCTCGACCCAGTCGCACGACCCGGCGGCCTCGCACGGTTCGAACTTGCGGATTTTTCTGTGGCCGTCAAGGTCGCCGCCGGTTTGGAGCAGAGTGCCGTCCGGGAGGAACTGGCCGGACGAGCACCACGTGTCGGTGAGGATCATGAGGGGGCGGATTTGGTTGGTCTGGGGGTCGAATTGGACGGAGTGAGCGTAGCAGTCGCGCTTCAGAACGGCGTCGCTGGGGTCGTTCCGGCAGTGGCCCCTGGGGAGCATTTTGCGGGAGGGGCCGATGTTGGTGCGGT
Above is a genomic segment from Rosa chinensis cultivar Old Blush chromosome 3, RchiOBHm-V2, whole genome shotgun sequence containing:
- the LOC112193467 gene encoding protein NRT1/ PTR FAMILY 5.6 isoform X2 encodes the protein MWIRPFSSETAIEFSERLSYFGIATSLIIYLTKVIHEDLKSAAKSVNYWSGVTTMIPFFGGFIADAYLGRFSTVLVSSIIYLLGLILLSMSWFVPTLRPCDTHPCLEPRKIHEVVFFLAIYMISIGTGGHKPSLESFGADQFDDDHTEERKQKMSYFNWWNFGLCCGLLLGVTVVVYVQDHVSWGVADIVLMAVMGTSLVIFIVGRPFYRYRRPTGSPLTPMLQVLVAAIAKRKLPYPSDPAQLYEISQSEKVRGRLLCHTNKLKFLDKAAIISTENSAEKQNPWTLATVTKVEEMKLVLNIIPIWLATLPFGMCVAQTSTFFIKQGVSMNRSIANGFEIPPASIYSLAAIGMIISVTFYEKILVPVMRRTTGNERGINILQRIGIGMLFLIGTMVAAALVEKKRLGIVEKDPLKSSHSMSVFWLAPQFVIIGFGDGFTLVGLQEYFYDQVPDSMRSLGIAFYLGVIGAGNFLSSLLITAIDHITEQRGKSWFGKDLNSSRLDKFYWLLACMAAANLCVYVFLARRYSYKNVQKVAVVDCYEGEEEKGGSLA
- the LOC112193467 gene encoding protein NRT1/ PTR FAMILY 5.6 isoform X3, with the translated sequence MIPFFGGFIADAYLGRFSTVLVSSIIYLLGLILLSMSWFVPTLRPCDTHPCLEPRKIHEVVFFLAIYMISIGTGGHKPSLESFGADQFDDDHTEERKQKMSYFNWWNFGLCCGLLLGVTVVVYVQDHVSWGVADIVLMAVMGTSLVIFIVGRPFYRYRRPTGSPLTPMLQVLVAAIAKRKLPYPSDPAQLYEISQSEKVRGRLLCHTNKLKFLDKAAIISTENSAEKQNPWTLATVTKVEEMKLVLNIIPIWLATLPFGMCVAQTSTFFIKQGVSMNRSIANGFEIPPASIYSLAAIGMIISVTFYEKILVPVMRRTTGNERGINILQRIGIGMLFLIGTMVAAALVEKKRLGIVEKDPLKSSHSMSVFWLAPQFVIIGFGDGFTLVGLQEYFYDQVPDSMRSLGIAFYLGVIGAGNFLSSLLITAIDHITEQRGKSWFGKDLNSSRLDKFYWLLACMAAANLCVYVFLARRYSYKNVQKVAVVDCYEGEEEKGGSLA
- the LOC112195120 gene encoding aldehyde oxidase GLOX produces the protein MACVCAILTLALLNCAAIFTRADLPGTWELLVANAGISSMHTAVTRFNTVVLLDRTNIGPSRKMLPRGHCRNDPSDAVLKRDCYAHSVQFDPQTNQIRPLMILTDTWCSSGQFLPDGTLLQTGGDLDGHRKIRKFEPCEAAGSCDWVELDDVELADGRWYATNQILPDGSVIIVGGSAANTVEYYPPRNGAVELKFLADVKDTQMDNLYPYLHLLPDGHLFIFANNRAVLYDHQTNKVAREYPPLDGGPRNYPSAGSSAMLALEGDYSTAVIVVCGGAQYGAFIQKSTDTPAHGSCGRIVATSPDPVWEMEDMPFGRIMGDMVMLPTGEVLVINGAQAGTQGFELASNPCLYPLLYRPEQPVGLRFMTLNPGTVPRLYHSTANLLPDGRVLVAGSNPHFFYKFKAEFPTELRIEAFSPEYLGPDRANLRPVIEGVPETVRYGERFEVLVSVPLSVVGIVEVNLGSAPFATHSFSQGQRLVKLAVTPSVPDGGTRYRISCVAPPNGMVAPPGYYMAFAVNQGVPSVARWIHLVS